The nucleotide sequence TTTTGATTGAATAGACCACCCTAGTCTATGCTTCTTATGTGTTGGTCTAGTCTCCTCTTACAATTCCCCAAAGGGAGGGACGACATGTCCTTTATCAAACTGGAAGCTTCTTTAGAACATCAGCCATATCTTTATTCATCCATAGATTCCATTAACTGGGAAAATATCTAAGGTGAGAACTGTTTCTCTTATCCAGTGCGGACTTGGATGCTGGGGATATGTTCTCCCTCAGTCTGTGAGGGTTCAACAGGCAAGATCTATTCATGCCATTAGTTCTGGAACTTCTTGAGAGCTATTTCTTTGAGCTCACCACTGGACTGGCCCACTGACAAATAATGTGACCCTTGGGTTAAGAAGAGAAATTCTCCCTAACTCCACCCTTATCTCCCCCTCCACTCTACTCTGCCCAGACGCCTTCTCGCAGCCCCCTTCACCTCCTTGTTCCTCAGGGTGTAGATGATAGGGTTGAGGGCAGGAGTGACCACAGTGTAGAACAAGGAGACGAACTTGCCCTGCCCTTGGGAGTAACTGTGTGTAGGCTGCAGGTATGTGTAGATGGCAGAACCATAGAAGAGACAGACAGCAGTGAGGTGGGAACCGCAGGTCCCCATTGCTTTTCTCCTCCCTGTCTGAGATTTCATCTTCAATACCGCCTGGCCCACAGCCCCATAGGAAACCAGGATGACAGTGGAGGGCACCAACAGTATAACTACCCGAGCAGCAAACATCTGCAGCTCCACCGCGCCCCCGCCCCCGCAGACCAGTTTCAACAGGGCTGGCAGCTCGCAGATGAAATGGTCCACAAGCCGGGGCCCGCACAGCTGTCGCGTGGCCAGTAGTACGGTCTGCGCCAGCGAATTGGTGAAGCCACCCAGCCAGCAGGCAGCCGCCAGCGCCCCGCAGAGACCGGGAGAAGCCAGGGCTGTGTAATGTAGCGGACGGCACACGGCGGCCGAGCGGTCCAGCGCCATCACCGCCAGAAGGACGCATTCAGTGGAGCCCAGGGCCAGGGAGATGTAGAGCTGGGTCATGCACCCGGCGCGGGACAGCACCCTTGCCCAGCCCCAAAGGTTGGCCAGCAGCAACGGAACAACGCTGGTGGTGAAGCATACGTCCACCAGGGCGAGGTGGCAGAGGAAGTAGTACATAGGCGCGTGGAGGCGGGGATCACGGACCGCCAAGAACACGAGGGTAGAATTGCCAACCAGAGTAAGGAGGTAACAGAGGAGGATCAGGGCGAAGAGTAGCGGCTGGAGTGATGGCCAGT is from Trichosurus vulpecula isolate mTriVul1 chromosome 7, mTriVul1.pri, whole genome shotgun sequence and encodes:
- the LOC118857978 gene encoding putative olfactory receptor 2I1, translated to MTDARFRGDTAQSWTGGDIQLKRYWQLETGALAAHMVLSWGPNGGVWHALRPGVVFLHFPGATLKHVDPCLPWTALKYLELRTIPFNNQALSFLICKTNYSIGAHFFLLGFSDWPSLQPLLFALILLCYLLTLVGNSTLVFLAVRDPRLHAPMYYFLCHLALVDVCFTTSVVPLLLANLWGWARVLSRAGCMTQLYISLALGSTECVLLAVMALDRSAAVCRPLHYTALASPGLCGALAAACWLGGFTNSLAQTVLLATRQLCGPRLVDHFICELPALLKLVCGGGGAVELQMFAARVVILLVPSTVILVSYGAVGQAVLKMKSQTGRRKAMGTCGSHLTAVCLFYGSAIYTYLQPTHSYSQGQGKFVSLFYTVVTPALNPIIYTLRNKEVKGAARRRLGRVEWRGR